A region of the Geomonas subterranea genome:
GCTACCTCGGCGCCTACGAGGAGTCGATGCGGGAGATCCTGGCCATGCTGTCCCAGTGGCCCAGGGAAACGCTCCCGCAGGAACCGGGGGCGGACGGCCAGGGGATGCTGGGTCACGCCGCGGCCATCCTGAAAGTGCCACGCGTGGTGCTTTTGTGGGAGGAGGAAGAGGAACCGTGGCTGCACCTGCTGTGCTGGACGGCCGAAGGGTGCCGCTACGAGTGGAAGGAGCCCGGCATCTTCGGCGACCTCGTCGCCGGGGGACTGGAACGGGCGAGTTTCTTCTGCCGTGAGGCCGGCTCCGACCGGGCGCTGGTGGTGTGCAACACCGCCGGCGGTTTGCAACAGCGCCGCTGCGCACCGCTGCACCCCGAGTTCGTACGCTACTTCAACGTCTCCTCCGCCTGCATCTCGCCGCTGGGAGGGGAGAAAGTCTCCGGGTACCTGTTCGCCCTGGACCGGAGCCACCTCACCCCGGACGACCTGGTCCTGGGAGGGATCGTGGCACGCGAGATCGCCGCCCGCCTCGATCACGCGCTGCTCTTGAAACAGCTCCAGCAGGGGGCCGCTGCAGACGAGCGTCTCCGGCTTGCCCACGACCTGCACGACGGCCTGCTCCAGGCCCTGGCGGGCGCCGGGCTGCAACTGGCGGCGGCGAGCCGCCAGATCGCGACGGACCCGGCCGCGGCCCGGGAGAACATCCTGCAGGTCCAGCAACTGCTCGCCTCCGAGCAGCGGGACCTGAGGACCCAGATCAACGACATGAAGCCGCTCTTCTCGCGGCGCAAGACCGAGGAGTTCGGTCTCCCCAAGCGGTTGGAGGAACTGGCCGGGCGCATCAAGCGCCAATGGGAGGTCGCCTGCTCCGTCACCTGCCACACCCCCGCACCGCGGCTGCAGCGCAGCATGGCGCGCGAGATCTATTTCGTCGTTCACGAGGCGCTGATCAACGCGGTGCGCCACGCGGAGGCGACGACGCTGCGCGCCGAGATCCATTTCGACACCCAGTGGGCGCGGATAACGGTGACCGACGACGGGCGCGGCTTCGGCTTCCAGGGATGCTTCGACCAGGACCAGCTAAGCGACCTGAAGCGCGGCCCGGTGACGCTCAGGGAGCGCATCGACGCGCTCAACGGGAAACTGGTGATCGATTCCAGCGAGCACGGCGCCCGCCTCGACATCACACTGCCCCTCATGGAACTAGGAGGCTGACATGATTCGACTGGTCATCGCCGACGACCACCCGCTGATCCTTAACGGACTGACCGGACTGTTCAACTTCGAGGAGGATTTCGAGGTGCTGGCCAGTTGCAGCAACGGCGCTGAGGCGCTGGAAGAGATCCGCCGGCAGCGCCCCGACGTGGCGGTGCTCGACATCCGCATGCCGGGGCTGACCGGCATCCAGGTGGCACGCAGGGTGACCGAGGAACGGCTCGGCGCGCGGTTGGTCCTGCTCACCGCGGCCCTGGAGGACGAGGATATGCTGGACGCGGTCATGCTCGGCATCCAGGGGGTGGTCCTGAAGGAGATGGCGCCTCAGTTCCTGGTGCAGTGCATCAGGAAGGTGCACGCCGGCGAACAGTGGCTTGAGCGCCGTTCGGCCAAGCAGGCACTGGAAAAGCTCCTGAAGCGCGAAGCGGGGGGGCGCGAGGTGGCCAACCTCCTCACCCAGCGCGAGGTCGAGCTGGTACGCATGGTGGCAGGCGGGTCGCGCAACAAGGAGATCGCCGACAGGCTCTGCATCAGCGAGGGGACGGTCAAGGTCCACCTGCACAACATCTACCAGAAGGTCAACGTCGACGGCAGGCTCGCACTGTTGCGCTACGCACAGGAAAAAGGATTGGTCTAGCAGCCGCCATCCGCCACAGGCATCCACCTCCCCTCTCCCTCTGGGAGAGGGTCAGGGTGAGGGGAGGTGCCAAAGGCAAGATCCCAGCAGGCGGCGCCCTCACCCGCCCTTCGGGCACCCTCTCCCGGAGGGAGAGGGAACTGACGCAAGATCCCTCCATTCTGTCATTACTCGCCCCGCCGACACGTCAAAATATTCTTGTTTTACTCATAAACACCATTCATTCTGACTTTTTTTCTCACCAGACTCACTTTCCCCTCTTGCAATAAAACATCTTTCTACTAAAATAGCATATACTGCCAGTTCTGGTTCACGCGCCAAAGAGTCCACCGTTTCGCTGTCAGCAAGGGGAGGCCGGGATGAGCACGACGAGAACGGAGCCGTGTAACGAAACACGGGGAGATACCCAGCGCAATGAGGATCTCTCCATCAGCCAGATACTGAAGGAGCGCGGCGTCTCGCGACGCGACTTCCTCAAGTTCTGCTCTACGGTCACGGCGGCCCTGGCGCTGCCACCTTCCTTCGCCCCGTCCGTGGCCCGGGCGCTGGACGAGGTGAAACGTCCCCCCCTGGTCTGGCTCGAATTCCAGGGGTGTACCGGCGACAGCGAGGCGCTCCTGCGCTCGGCCAACCCCACGGTCGCCGAGATCATCCTCGACATCCTGTCGGTCGACTACCACGAGACCATCATGGCCGCCGCCGGGCACCAGGCGGAGGCCGCGCTGGAGAAGACCATCACCGACTACAAGGGGAAGTACTTCGCCGTCATCGAGGGCTCCATCCCGATGAAGGACGGCGGGGTCTACGGCTGCGTGGGGGGGAAGTCGAACCTGGAACGCGCCCGCCAGGTCTGCGGCGGCGCCGCGGCCACCATCGCCATCGGCAACTGCGCCTCGTACGGCGGGATTCCCGCGGCCGCCCCCAACCCGACCGGCGCGGTGGGGGTCAAGGAGGCGGTCCCCGGCGCCACGGTGATCAACCTCCCCGGCTGCCCCTGCAACGCCGACAACCTGACCGCCACCATCGTGCACTACCTGGTCTTCAACAAGATCCCCGCTCTCGACGGCCACGGCCGGCCGCTCTTCGCCTACGGCAAGCGCATCCACGACAACTGCGAACGGCGCCCGCACTTCGACGCCGGACAGTACGTGGAACGCTGGGGGGACGACGGGCACCGCAAGGGGTACTGCCTCTACAAGATGGGGTGCAAGGGCCCCGCGACCTTCCACAACTGTCCCACCCAGCGCTACAACGAGAAGACCGCCTGGCCCATCGGCTCGGGTCACCCCTGCGTCGGCTGCGCCGAGCCCCAGTTCTGGGACGTCATGTCCCCCATGTACAAGAGGCTTCCCAACGTGCCGGGCTTCGGCATCGAGCACACCGCCGACGCCATCGGCCTCGGGCTCGCCGCGGGTGCTGCGGGCGCCTTCGTGGTGCACGGAGCGCTTTCCGCCATGAGAAAGGACAAGGAACCGGGCGAGGACGCCAAGGAGGAGTAAGATGACCAAGATCGTTGTCGACCCGATCACCAGGATCGAAGGGCACCTGCGCGTCGAGGCGGAAGTCTCCGGCGGCAAGATCAGCAATGCCTGGGTCTCGGGCACCATGTTCCGCGGCATAGAGACGATCCTCAAGGGGCGCGACCCGCGCGACGCCTGGTACTGGACCCAGCGCTTCTGCGGCGTCTGCACCACGGTGCACTCCATCGCCTCCATCCGAGCCGTCGAGGACGCGCTGAAGATCCCGGTCCCCCCCAACGCGCAGCTGATCCGCAACATCATCATCGCCATCCAGAACACCCAGGACCACGTGATCCACTTCTACCACCTGCACGCCCTGGACTGGGTGGACATCACCTCGGGGCTGAAGGCCGACCCGGTGAAGACCGCGCAGCTCGCCGCCTCCATCTCGGACTGGCCCAACAACTCGCCGACCTACTTCAAGTCCGTGCAGGACAAGGTGAAGGCATTCGTCGGTTCCGGGCGGCTCGGCCCCTTCGCCAACGCCTACTGGGGGCACCCGGCCTACAAGCTCCCGCCGGAGGCGAACCTGATGGCCACCGCCCACTACCTGGAGGCGCTGGAGTGGCAAAAGGACATCATCAAGATCCACGCCATCCTGGGGAGCAAGAACCCGCACCCGCAGACCTTCCTGGTGGGTGGGATGTCGATCCCCATCGACCCGGACTCGCAAAACGCGCTCAACGCCGACAAGCTGATCGAGATAAAGCGCCTGCTGCACAAGGCCCAGGAATTCGTGGAGAAGGTCTACATCCCGGACCTTTTGGCGGTCGCCTCCTTCTACAAGGATTGGGCGGGGATCGGCGCCGGGGTCGGCAATTACATGTGCTACGCCGAGTTCCCCGACGCCAATGGGAAACCGTGGCTCCCCGGCGGCGCCATCCTGAACCGGGACATCTCCAAGGTGGTGCCGCTGGACCAGAAGAAGATCACCGAGCACGTGGAACATTCCTGGTACCAGGATGCCGGCAGTGACGGCAAGGGACTGCACCCCTGGGAAGGCTCCAGCGAGCCCAACTACACCGGCCCCAAGCCCCCCTACCAGTACCTCGACACGGACAAGAAATACTCCTGGGTCAAGGCGCCGCGCTACGAGGAGAAACCGATGGAGGTTGGGCCGCTCTCCCGCGTGCTGGTCGCCTACGTCTCGGGGCACAAGGAGACCAAGACGGCGGTGGACCTGGTGCTGAAGAAACTGGGTGTCGGCCCGGAGGCGCTCTTCTCCACCCTCGGTCGGACCGGCGCCCGCGGCATCGACTGCCTGGTCATCGCGCAGCAGGCCCCCAAGTGGCTGGACGAGCTGATCGGCAACATCGCCAAGGGAGACCTGAGGATCCATTCCAACGAGCTGTGGGACCCGGCGACCTGGCCGGCCGAGGCGCACGGCTACGGCTGGCACGAGGCGCCGCGCGGAGGGTTGGGGCACTGGATCAAGATCAAGGACCAGAAGATCCTCAACTACCAGGCGGTGGTCCCCTCCACCTGGAACGCCTCGCCCCGCGACGGCAAGGGGCAGGCGGGGCCCTACGAGGCGGCCCTTCTGGGAACGCCGGTGGCGGACCCGGAAAAGCCGCTCGAGATCCTGCGTACCATCCACTCCTTCGACCCCTGCCTGGCCTGCGCCGTGCACGTCCTCGACGCCACCGGCAGGGAGATGGTCAGGGTGAAGGCATCCTAGAGGAGGTGGGCCATGTCGGATCGTTGCAAGTTCAAGCAGTACGTCTGGGAACTGCCGCTGCGCTGGTTCCACTGGATCAACGTGCTCGCCATCGTGCTCCTGTCGGGGACTGGGTTCCTGATCGGGCACCCGGTGACCCTCGGGGCGAGCGCAAGCGACTACGCCATGGGGTGGATCCGCCTAATCCATTTCGTGGCGGCCTACGCCTTCACCGTGAGCGTCGCCTCGCGCGTGGTCTGGTCCTTCATCGGCAACGAGCACGCCAGCTGGCGCGCCTTCTTCCCGATGTTCAGCGCCACGGGGAGAGAAAAGCTCCGGCACATGATACGCTACTACACGCTGCAGACGCACCAGGTGCCGGAAACGGTGGGGCACAACCCGCTGGCGACCACCGCCTATTTCGCGCTCTTCCTGGTCTACCTGGGCATGATCCTTACCGGCTTCGCCATGTACGCCACCCACGCCCCGGGGGGCGTGATGTTCACGGCGCTTGGCTTCATGTACTCCCACTTCAGCCTGCAGGGGATGCGCCTGGCCCACCATTTCGGGATGTGGCTCATCTTCGGCTTCGTCATCAACCACATCTACAGCGCATGGCTGATGGACATCAAGGAGCACGGCGGAGAAATCTCCAGTATGTTCAGCGGGTACAAGTTCACCGTTAAAAAGGGAGAATAACCTCCTGGATTCCCTCTCCAGAACCCCGGACTCCAAAATCCCCTCACCCTAGCCCTCTCCCAGGGGGAGAGGGGATTGTAAGAGTTGGGGGGGGCGGAAGATCGCGCAAGCTCTCTCCCGGGAGGAGAGGGGATTATAAAAGAGTCAGGGGGCGGAAGATCACACAGGCGCTCTCCCGGGGGGAGAGGGGATTGTAAGAGTCGGGGGGCGGAGAGCATACCTAATTAAAGGAGAACGAACACGTGGCGGCAAATTCCGTGAAAAACGCACCGAAGGTACTGGTGCTTGGCGTAGGAAACCTGGTGATGGGCGACGACGGCGTCGGCATCCGGGTCGTGCAGCAGCTGCAGCGGGAGTTCCTGTTCCCAAAGAGCGTGGAGATCGTTGACGGCGGCACGCTGGGGCTCGACCTCCTCCCGGTGCTGGAAGGGAGGAGCCACCTGATCATGGTGGACGCGGTGGAAACGGGGAAGGAGCCCGGAACCTGCGTGCGGCTTTCCGGCGAGGAGCTCCCGATCGCCCTGGAGACCAAGGTCTCGCCGCACCAGATGGGGCTCAAGGACCTCCTCTCGGTGGCGCGGCTCATGGGGCAGGCCCCGGGCAAGATGGTGCTGATCGGCGTTCAGCCCGGGAGCATCGAGATGGGGACCGAACTCACCCACGAGGTGTCGCTGCAGGTGGAAACCATGAAGGGGGCGGTACTGAAGGAACTTTCCGCCTTCGGCGTCCAGTGCCGCCCCGTCTCCCGCTCCTTCAGCGAATGCAGGGACTAGCCGCCATGCCCCTGCGCCCCACAACTTCTCCATCAGCTCCTCCCCCCGGAAGGGGAAGGTCGGGAGGGGGGGCTCATGGGAGGCAAGGACATCGCCCGGTGCCGCTGCCGCCACCGTTACCGGGCCGCCACATCGCCGCCTGCCTCGCCGCCTGCCTCGGCATGGCCGCGCTCCTTGGCGGCTGCACCGAGTCTCAGAAAACCGGCTCCCCGCCTGTGGCCAGCGAGCGCGGAGCGCAGCTGTTCAAGGTGCGCTGCGCCCCCTGCCACCCCGACGGCGGCAACGTCATCAATCCCAGGAAGACCCTGCACGGCGGCGTGCTCGCCGACAACGGCATCGCCTCGCCCTCCGGCATCATGAACAGGATGCGCAACCCGGGCCCCGGGATGACACGCTTCGACCAGGGGACCATCCCGGACTCCGACGCCCGCCTCATCGCCGAGTACATCCTCGCCACCTACCGCTGAGCTGTGCGGCACCAGGCCGCCCCGCCATAACGTCCTCGATGGTATGATCTTGCACCACTCTCCTCTCCCTCCGGACCTTCCCCCGCCATCTCCCACAGCGTCTCGTTCCTGGACATGCTGGTCTGGGCCGGGGTCGCCCTCCTGGTCCAGCTGCTCGCGTTCCTGGCGCTGCGCCTGGTCTTCGCCGACTTGAGCCGTTCCATCGCCGGCGACGCGCTTGGGCCCGCGGTTTTGCGGGGAACCCTCTCCCTTGCCGCCGGCATCCTGAACGCCGCCTGCCTCACCTACTAGGACTCCCCTGAGGCGCCAGCCGCTCCATTCCGGCTGTCCCCCCACTTCCGGCTGAGTCCCACTTCCGGCGGCAACCGCCCCTCCCCCCGGAGGGGGGAGGCTGGGAGGGGGAGGAAGGTGGTGCCGCATCACGTGGCAGGTGCCCCTTTTTACAGCAGACCCCGCTCTTCTCCCCCCTTAGCCCCTTTTCCACCCCCACTGTCACCACGGTTCACCGGAGATTGCGGGAGAACGGCCCGTCGCCCCCCTTCCCTTTGCAGGAGGGACAAGGGAGCAACAAAAAACGGTGTCATTTCTGCTTCTTGCGGCTTACCTACCCCACCCCCTCCCGTCAAGAGAGGGGGGCGTCCCGAGGCCGACGTTCTCCCGGAACTTTTCTTTGGACCTTCGTCAGCTGACAACTAAGCCATCCCGACCGATGTGGCACGCGTCATGTAATCGAGGCAACGACGGCAAAGCACGCCGGTTCCCCCCATACATTCCGCAATAAAAGGAGCGCGCCATGAAGAAAGTTCTGATCCGGGCAGCATCGTCCCTCTTCGCCCTGCTTTTGCTGGCAGCACCGGCTCTCGCCGGTGAAATCTCCATCTCGGCCGCCGCGAGCCTCAAGGAAGCCCTCAACGAACTCGCCGACGGCTTTTCACGCCAGCACCCCGGAGTCAGGATCGTCACGAACTACGGCGCATCCGGCACTCTCGCCAAGCAGATCGAGAGCGGCGCCCCCGCGGACATTTTCATCTCCGCCAACGAGGTGTGGATGACCTACTTGAAGCAGAGAAAACTCATCTCCTCCGTCGACACCCTGGCCTGCAACACCCTCGTCTTCGCCGGGAGCACCGGCAAGAAGGTCACCGGCATGAGCGACCTCGCCCTCCTGGACAGAATCGCACTGGGGAGCCCCGGCAGCGTCCCCGCCGGCGAGTACGCCGCCGGGGCCATCCGGCAGGCCGGTCTTGAAAAACGGCTGAGCGGTAAACTCATCTTCGCCAAGGATGTCAGGCAGAGCATGATGTACGCGGAGCGCGGCGACGTGGACGGCGCTTTCGTCTACCGTACCGATGCCCTGCTCGGGAAACGGGCCCGCATCCTCTTCACCGTGCCGCGGCAGCTCTACCCGCGCATCACCTATCCCATGGCACTCACCCCGTCCGGGGCGGGAAAGAGCGAGGCAACCGCTTTTTTCAGTTACCTCAAAGAGGCTCAAGCTGTGTCGGTTCTGAAAAAGTACGGATTCACATTCTGACGACCAGCATGACTGTATCTGACACATCGTTACACTGACACCCCTTTATCTTGGTCACTATAAACCCCTTTTTTATCGAATAAAAACCGAGTTCCACGCAGCACAAAGAAAAATATTTGAGAGAAACAAATTATCTGCTAATAATGTTTTCCGACTCAACCAACTCATGCGACTGATCTAGACCCGAGCCAGGTTCAGCAGAGGTTCAGGATGCCAACAAAAGACAGCCACACTTTCCACCCCCCCCTTCCCCCGGACAGGAACACCGCCGGCTCCGGCGGCAACGCCCCCGTCCTGGAACAGATGCTGGCGGACCATTACTTGAAAATCCTGGCCGAGGCCCCGGTGCTCATATGGCGCGCCAACACGAGCGCCGAGTGCGACTGGTTCAACGACTCCTGGCTGTCGTTCACAGGCCGGACCATGGAGCAGGAATACGGCAACGGGTGGGCCGAGGGAGTGCACACGGAGGACCTGCAGCGCTGCGTCGATATCTGGCTGGGAGCCTTCAAGAAACGGGAAAGCTTCGAGATGGAGTACCGTCTGCGCCGTCACGACGGGGAGTTCCGCTGGATCATGGATATCGGGCGCCCCTTCAAGGCCGTCGACGGCTCCTTCGCCGGCTACATCGGCTACTGCTTCGACATCACCGACCGCAAGGAGGCGGAGATGGCGCTGGTATTAGCCAGGGAGAGCGCCGAGGCGGCCAACCGGGCCAAGAGCGACTTCCTCGCCAACATGAGCCACGAGATCCGCACCCCGATGAACAGCATCATGGGGATGTCGCAACTGCTCGCCTTCACCGAACTCACCCCCGAGCAAAAGGAGTACGTCGAAGGGATCATGGGCTCCTCCGAAGGGCTTCTGGCCATCATCAACGACATCCTCGACCTCTCGAAGGTGGAGGCGGGCAAGATAGACCTGGAACTGCACAATTTCAGCATCAGGCGCAGCATCAACGACGTCATCAAGTCCCAGATGAGCTCCGTCCTGGGCAAAGGGCTGTTCCTGCGGCCGGAAGTGGCCGAGGATGTGCCCGACACCCTGGTTGGGGACCAGTTGAGGCTGAAGCAGGTGCTCTTCAACATCGTGGGCAACGCCGTCAAGTTCACCAACGAGGGGGGCGTCACCGTATCGGTCTCACTCCAGGAAGAGCGCGGGGATGTCGCGGTCCTGAAGATCAGCGTCACCGACAGCGGCATCGGCATCACTCCCGACGCCATCGAGCGCATCTTCTCCCCTTTCGGCCAGGAGGACAGCTCCACCACCCGCAAGTACGGCGGCACCGGGCTCGGGCTTTCCATCAGCAGCAAGCTGATCGAGCTCATGGGGGGGCGGATCTGGGCCGAGAGCCTCAAGAACGCGGGGAGCAGCTTCCACCTCTTGATCCCGTTCCGACGCTCCGACGAGCGGCCGGACCTGCTCGCACCGGCAAGAAGCGGCATGACACCGCTTTGGGAGGGAGAGAAGCTGCACATCCTGCTCGCGGACGACCAGGAGACCAGCCGCAATATCATGTCGCGTCTTTTGGAGCGCTTCGGACATACGCTGGAGACCGCGGCCGATGGCGAGGAGGTGCTGCGGAAATGGCGCGAGCAGCGGTTCGACGTCATCCTCATGGACGTGGAGATGCCCACCATGAACGGCAACGAGGCGATGCGCCAGATAAGGGAGATGGAAGCGCCCTCCGGTAACCGGACCGCCGTCATCGCCCTCACCGCCCACGCGCTGAAGGACCAGCAGGAGATGTTCCTGAAACTGGGGTATGACGGCTACGTGGCGAAGCCGGTGGAGATCGCATCTTTGCTGCAGGAATTGAAGCGCTGCCTGCAGCTCCCTGCGGTCCACCTGGAAGCCCCGCCCGATGCCACAGCATCCACGGCCGTGTCTATTGACATAGCGAAACTCACCGACATACTTAGCTCGGTGGTTCCACTGTTAAAGCAGAGAAACATGGGGGTGCTGGACACGGTTAACGACCTTCCCCACGCCGGTCCACAACTCCCCCTGCTGTCTCAGTTGAACCTGCAAATCAGGCAGTTTGATTGCGCCGGAGCCTTGCAGACAGTGCAAAGGTTGTGCGAGGAGTTGAACATCCAGATCGACCAGCGCCTGTAAGCAGACTTCGGATCGTATTGAGGGCCCGGTGGCAAAAAAAACCCTTCTTGTCGTTGACGACACCATCGACAATCTCATAGTCCTCTACAAGGTGCTTCGGGCCGAGTACGACGTCATCGGCGCCAGCAATGGCAAGGAAGCGCTGCGACTTGTCGAGGCCACCCCTCCGGACCTCATCCTGCTGGACATCATGATGCCGGAAATGGACGGCTACGAGGTCTGCCGCCTGCTGAAGCTGGACCCGCGGCTCCGTGACATACCGGTCATCTTCATCTCGGCGCTGAACGAGGAGGTCGACGAGACCCGCGGCTTCGAGATGGGCGCGGTGGACTTCATCACCAAGCCGGTCAAACCGGCGATTCTGTGTCGCCGCGTGGCGGTGCACCTGGAACTGCGCTCCCAGAAGGAGGAGCTGCGGCGCCAGAACCAGGAGCTGCAGGAGGTCCTTTCCCAGGTGAAGGAGCTCTCCGGGCTCCTCCCCATCTGCATGACCTGCAAGAAGATCCGGGACGACCAGGGGTACTGGAACCAGTTGGAAACCTACATTTCCGAGCACTCGGACGTCCTCTTCAGCCACAGTTACTGCCCCGACTGCGCCGGGATCGCCTTGGAGGAGTTTCTCAAGTAGGGGGTACGCTCCTTTCTCAGAAGCCCCCTTACGAAGTTTCCCATACAGCCCTACATTTTCCCTCATTGACACCCATTGGCATACGCTATTAAGTAAAGGGGCGGGGCTTGTAGCAGCTCCAGTACCAGCTACTTCAATGACATTGCGGATACCGGGAACACTGATGAAATACCCCATCGCCGAACTTCTCGACATCCCGAAACTGCAAACGATCCTCGACAGCCTCTACGAGGTGTCAGGGATCCCGTCCGCCATCATCGACCTGGAGGGGAAGATCCTGACCGGCTCCGGATGGCAGGACATCTGCACCAGGTTCCACCGCGGCAACCCCGCCACCGAGAAATTCTGCATCGAAAGCGACCAGAAAATCACCAGCGGACTGCAGGACCAGCAGCGCCACGTCCAGATCACCTGCCCCATGGGGCTCACCGACACCGCCACTCCGCTCATCATCGAGGGGGAGCATCTCGCCAACATCTTCACGGGCCAGCTCTTCCTGCAACCTCCCGACCGGGGCCGTTTCCAGCTCCAGGCGCAACAGTACGGCTTCGAGGAGGCGTCCTACCTGCTGGCCATGGACCGCGTCCCGGTCATCAGTCAGGACAAGCTGGACCAGAACCTCTCCTTCATCGCCAACCTGACCGAGCTTCTCGCCCTGCAGGGACTGACGCAGTTGCGAAGTTTGGAGGTCCAGGAGTGCCTGCGCGAGAGCGAGGAGCGCGTGCAGCAGATCATCACCTCGGCACAGGAAGGGATCATCGTCTA
Encoded here:
- the modA gene encoding molybdate ABC transporter substrate-binding protein — protein: MKKVLIRAASSLFALLLLAAPALAGEISISAAASLKEALNELADGFSRQHPGVRIVTNYGASGTLAKQIESGAPADIFISANEVWMTYLKQRKLISSVDTLACNTLVFAGSTGKKVTGMSDLALLDRIALGSPGSVPAGEYAAGAIRQAGLEKRLSGKLIFAKDVRQSMMYAERGDVDGAFVYRTDALLGKRARILFTVPRQLYPRITYPMALTPSGAGKSEATAFFSYLKEAQAVSVLKKYGFTF
- a CDS encoding nickel-dependent hydrogenase large subunit, encoding MTKIVVDPITRIEGHLRVEAEVSGGKISNAWVSGTMFRGIETILKGRDPRDAWYWTQRFCGVCTTVHSIASIRAVEDALKIPVPPNAQLIRNIIIAIQNTQDHVIHFYHLHALDWVDITSGLKADPVKTAQLAASISDWPNNSPTYFKSVQDKVKAFVGSGRLGPFANAYWGHPAYKLPPEANLMATAHYLEALEWQKDIIKIHAILGSKNPHPQTFLVGGMSIPIDPDSQNALNADKLIEIKRLLHKAQEFVEKVYIPDLLAVASFYKDWAGIGAGVGNYMCYAEFPDANGKPWLPGGAILNRDISKVVPLDQKKITEHVEHSWYQDAGSDGKGLHPWEGSSEPNYTGPKPPYQYLDTDKKYSWVKAPRYEEKPMEVGPLSRVLVAYVSGHKETKTAVDLVLKKLGVGPEALFSTLGRTGARGIDCLVIAQQAPKWLDELIGNIAKGDLRIHSNELWDPATWPAEAHGYGWHEAPRGGLGHWIKIKDQKILNYQAVVPSTWNASPRDGKGQAGPYEAALLGTPVADPEKPLEILRTIHSFDPCLACAVHVLDATGREMVRVKAS
- a CDS encoding sensor histidine kinase, which gives rise to MTQPSYHSKTRAEYLIATGRVILSAFFLFAVWLDPSEPTRYAATAYGILSGYLGYSLAIGALTWRQAFGWSRLHLITHSIDLLVFACLMFLTTGPNSPFFVYFIFILVCATFRWQWRGTLWTAVAAMSITLLLAWYPSNLLLEHSFELNRFIIRIAYLAVVAGLLGYLGAYEESMREILAMLSQWPRETLPQEPGADGQGMLGHAAAILKVPRVVLLWEEEEEPWLHLLCWTAEGCRYEWKEPGIFGDLVAGGLERASFFCREAGSDRALVVCNTAGGLQQRRCAPLHPEFVRYFNVSSACISPLGGEKVSGYLFALDRSHLTPDDLVLGGIVAREIAARLDHALLLKQLQQGAAADERLRLAHDLHDGLLQALAGAGLQLAAASRQIATDPAAARENILQVQQLLASEQRDLRTQINDMKPLFSRRKTEEFGLPKRLEELAGRIKRQWEVACSVTCHTPAPRLQRSMAREIYFVVHEALINAVRHAEATTLRAEIHFDTQWARITVTDDGRGFGFQGCFDQDQLSDLKRGPVTLRERIDALNGKLVIDSSEHGARLDITLPLMELGG
- the cybH gene encoding Ni/Fe-hydrogenase, b-type cytochrome subunit encodes the protein MSDRCKFKQYVWELPLRWFHWINVLAIVLLSGTGFLIGHPVTLGASASDYAMGWIRLIHFVAAYAFTVSVASRVVWSFIGNEHASWRAFFPMFSATGREKLRHMIRYYTLQTHQVPETVGHNPLATTAYFALFLVYLGMILTGFAMYATHAPGGVMFTALGFMYSHFSLQGMRLAHHFGMWLIFGFVINHIYSAWLMDIKEHGGEISSMFSGYKFTVKKGE
- a CDS encoding c-type cytochrome, which encodes MPLPPPLPGRHIAACLAACLGMAALLGGCTESQKTGSPPVASERGAQLFKVRCAPCHPDGGNVINPRKTLHGGVLADNGIASPSGIMNRMRNPGPGMTRFDQGTIPDSDARLIAEYILATYR
- a CDS encoding HyaD/HybD family hydrogenase maturation endopeptidase; translated protein: MAANSVKNAPKVLVLGVGNLVMGDDGVGIRVVQQLQREFLFPKSVEIVDGGTLGLDLLPVLEGRSHLIMVDAVETGKEPGTCVRLSGEELPIALETKVSPHQMGLKDLLSVARLMGQAPGKMVLIGVQPGSIEMGTELTHEVSLQVETMKGAVLKELSAFGVQCRPVSRSFSECRD
- a CDS encoding DUF350 domain-containing protein, with translation MSHSVSFLDMLVWAGVALLVQLLAFLALRLVFADLSRSIAGDALGPAVLRGTLSLAAGILNAACLTY
- a CDS encoding hydrogenase small subunit, which translates into the protein MSTTRTEPCNETRGDTQRNEDLSISQILKERGVSRRDFLKFCSTVTAALALPPSFAPSVARALDEVKRPPLVWLEFQGCTGDSEALLRSANPTVAEIILDILSVDYHETIMAAAGHQAEAALEKTITDYKGKYFAVIEGSIPMKDGGVYGCVGGKSNLERARQVCGGAAATIAIGNCASYGGIPAAAPNPTGAVGVKEAVPGATVINLPGCPCNADNLTATIVHYLVFNKIPALDGHGRPLFAYGKRIHDNCERRPHFDAGQYVERWGDDGHRKGYCLYKMGCKGPATFHNCPTQRYNEKTAWPIGSGHPCVGCAEPQFWDVMSPMYKRLPNVPGFGIEHTADAIGLGLAAGAAGAFVVHGALSAMRKDKEPGEDAKEE
- a CDS encoding PAS domain-containing hybrid sensor histidine kinase/response regulator; the protein is MPTKDSHTFHPPLPPDRNTAGSGGNAPVLEQMLADHYLKILAEAPVLIWRANTSAECDWFNDSWLSFTGRTMEQEYGNGWAEGVHTEDLQRCVDIWLGAFKKRESFEMEYRLRRHDGEFRWIMDIGRPFKAVDGSFAGYIGYCFDITDRKEAEMALVLARESAEAANRAKSDFLANMSHEIRTPMNSIMGMSQLLAFTELTPEQKEYVEGIMGSSEGLLAIINDILDLSKVEAGKIDLELHNFSIRRSINDVIKSQMSSVLGKGLFLRPEVAEDVPDTLVGDQLRLKQVLFNIVGNAVKFTNEGGVTVSVSLQEERGDVAVLKISVTDSGIGITPDAIERIFSPFGQEDSSTTRKYGGTGLGLSISSKLIELMGGRIWAESLKNAGSSFHLLIPFRRSDERPDLLAPARSGMTPLWEGEKLHILLADDQETSRNIMSRLLERFGHTLETAADGEEVLRKWREQRFDVILMDVEMPTMNGNEAMRQIREMEAPSGNRTAVIALTAHALKDQQEMFLKLGYDGYVAKPVEIASLLQELKRCLQLPAVHLEAPPDATASTAVSIDIAKLTDILSSVVPLLKQRNMGVLDTVNDLPHAGPQLPLLSQLNLQIRQFDCAGALQTVQRLCEELNIQIDQRL
- a CDS encoding response regulator → MIRLVIADDHPLILNGLTGLFNFEEDFEVLASCSNGAEALEEIRRQRPDVAVLDIRMPGLTGIQVARRVTEERLGARLVLLTAALEDEDMLDAVMLGIQGVVLKEMAPQFLVQCIRKVHAGEQWLERRSAKQALEKLLKREAGGREVANLLTQREVELVRMVAGGSRNKEIADRLCISEGTVKVHLHNIYQKVNVDGRLALLRYAQEKGLV